A window from Solanum lycopersicum chloroplast, complete genome encodes these proteins:
- the psbA gene encoding photosystem II protein D1 gives MTAILERRESESLWGRFCNWITSTENRLYIGWFGVLMIPTLLTATSVFIIAFIAAPPVDIDGIREPVSGSLLYGNNIISGAIIPTSAAIGLHFYPIWEAASVDEWLYNGGPYELIVLHFLLGVACYMGREWELSFRLGMRPWIAVAYSAPVAAATAVFLIYPIGQGSFSDGMPLGISGTFNFMIVFQAEHNILMHPFHMLGVAGVFGGSLFSAMHGSLVTSSLIRETTENESANEGYRFGQEEETYNIVAAHGYFGRLIFQYASFNNSRSLHFFLAAWPVVGIWFTALGISTMAFNLNGFNFNQSVVDSQGRVINTWADIINRANLGMEVMHERNAHNFPLDLAAIEAPSTNG, from the coding sequence ATGACTGCAATTTTAGAGAGACGCGAAAGCGAAAGCCTATGGGGTCGCTTCTGTAACTGGATAACTAGCACTGAAAACCGTCTTTACATTGGATGGTTTGGTGTTTTGATGATCCCTACCTTATTGACGGCAACTTCTGTATTTATTATTGCCTTCATTGCTGCTCCTCCAGTAGACATTGATGGTATTCGTGAACCTGTTTCAGGGTCTCTACTTTACGGAAACAACATTATTTCCGGTGCCATTATTCCTACTTCTGCAGCTATAGGTTTACATTTTTACCCAATCTGGGAAGCGGCATCCGTTGATGAATGGTTATACAACGGTGGTCCTTATGAACTAATTGTTCTACACTTCTTACTTGGCGTAGCTTGTTACATGGGTCGTGAGTGGGAGCTTAGCTTCCGTCTGGGTATGCGACCTTGGATTGCTGTTGCATATTCAGCTCCTGTTGCAGCTGCTACCGCAGTTTTCTTGATCTACCCAATCGGTCAAGGAAGTTTTTCTGATGGTATGCCTCTAGGAATCTCTGGTACTTTCAATTTCATGATTGTATTCCAGGCTGAACACAACATCCTTATGCACCCATTTCACATGTTAGGCGTAGCTGGGGTATTCGGCGGCTCCCTATTCAGTGCTATGCATGGTTCCTTGGTAACTTCTAGTTTGATCAGGGAAACCACAGAAAATGAATCTGCTAATGAAGGTTACAGATTCGGTCAAGAGGAAGAAACTTATAATATCGTAGCCGCTCATGGTTATTTTGGCCGATTGATCTTCCAATATGCTAGTTTCAACAACTCTCGTTCGTTACACTTCTTCCTAGCTGCTTGGCCTGTAGTAGGTATCTGGTTTACCGCTTTAGGTATCAGCACTATGGCTTTCAACCTAAATGGTTTCAATTTCAACCAATCTGTAGTTGACAGTCAGGGTCGTGTAATTAACACTTGGGCTGATATCATCAACCGTGCTAACCTTGGTATGGAAGTTATGCATGAACGTAATGCTCATAACTTCCCTCTAGACCTAGCTGCTATCGAAGCTCCATCTACAAATGGATAA